The genomic interval GAGCCCCCTTTACTCATTTTCGACGAGCCCTGCCAGGGATTGGATCAGCAGCAAAAGGAACATTTTAAACATGTCATTGATGTACTATGTGGTGTGATGGACCTGACCCTTATATTCGTTACACACTACCAGGAAGAGATCCCGGCAGCAGTTACCAATGTTCTGAAACTGGAGAAGGGAAGATCCATATAATAATATTATAATACATTTAGTTTACCTTTATATCTTAAACAGCATTTAAACCTCATGGGTCCCAAAAAACGCCTGGCGGTCGTCTCCGCCTTCGCTGTATGCCTGCTCATTACCTGCATTACAGCCTGTAAAAACACGAAAACAGTCATGAATCCCGCCCTGGCTAAATACATTGAAGCCTATACCGCCGGGGTTATTTCGAGGCAAAGTACAATCCGGGTACAACTGACCAGCAATGTGAATGTTACTCATACACAGAACGAACCTGTGGAAGAGGAGCTTTTCGATTTCAGCCCCAACGTCAAAGGAAAGGCATACTGGGTGGACGCTACCACGGTCGAGTTCCGGCCCGACGCCAATCTCGAACCGGGCAAGACCTACAAGGCTACCTTTAAGCTGGGCAAGGTCATGAAGGTGGAAAAAGACCTGAAGGAATTCGACTTCGAGTTCCGTGTTATCAAGCCATCTTATGCAATAGAAGAATATGGCCTGAAAGCGGCAGGCAGCAACATCCTGAACAAAATGACATTCTCAGGCGCTATCAGTACTGCTGATACCGAAGATCCCCAACAGATCGAGAAGGTTGTGAATGCCACTTATGATGGTAAAAAAATGGCTATCACCTGGCAACACAATGCGGCCGACAAAGTATCCACCTTCACTATAGAGAACCTGGTACGTGGGGAAAAAGGCACTGGCCCCCGTAAGCTGGAACTAAACTGGGACGGTAAACCTTTGAAAGTAGACCTCTCCGGCAAGAAGACAATCGAAGTACCTGCCATCTCCGACTTTAAAGTACTGGATGTACGTGCAGTGGCTGAAACAGAACAATACGTGCTTGTACAGTTCTCTGATCCTGTCAGTGTTGCACAGAGCCTGGATGGTCTTATTGGCATCAGCGGTGAAAGCGATCTGCGCTTCTCCATTGAAGGTAGTGAGGTAAAAGTTTTCGCTGCTAAAAGGCTGGAAGGGAACTATACCGTCGTAGTGAATGAAGGTATCCTGAATGTGGCCGATAGTAAACTGGAACAAAGCTTCTCTGCCAATATCATCTTCGAAAATACGCAACCTTCCGTGACCATTCCCGGCAAAGGTGTGATACTGCCGGAAAGCAATAAACTGGTGATGCCTTTTGAAGCGGTGAACCTCAGTGCTGTGGACGTGACCATCATCAAGATCTATGAGAATAATATACCGCAATATTTACAGCAGAATGGACTGGACGGTAGCGCGGAATTACGCCGTGTGGGACGTCCGGTAGTGGAAAAGACGATCCGCCTGGATACCGATAAATCGCTCAACCTCCACAAGCGCAACCGCTTCTTCCTGGATATGGAGAAACTGCTGCGTACGGAACCAGGCGCTATTTACCGGGTGACCATAGGTTTCCGCAAATCCTACTCCCTCCTGGGATGCTCTTCCACCGAAAGTGAGAATAATGCTAATACAAGCGAAGGAGAAAGTGATGAAGAATATTATGGTGGTTATTATGGCAATGAGAAAGTAGATGAAGACGACGATTTCTGGCGCCGTTATGATAACTACTATCCTTATGGCTATTCCTGGGATGAGCGTGACAATCCATGCACCAACTCTTACTACAATAAAGACAAATGGGCATCCCGCAACGTCTTTTCTTCCAACATAGGCCTTACCGCCAAAAGAGGAAATGACAACAGCATGCTGATTGCCGTAACCGATATCCGTGATACCAAACCGATGATCGGTGTCGAACTGGAACTGCTCGACTATCAGAACCAGGTCATCTTCAAAACTAAAAGTGACGGTGAAGGTCTCGCTACTTTCGATCTGAAACGTAAGCCTTATCTCCTCGTTGCTAAAAAAGACGATGAAAGAGGTTACCTGAAACTGGACGATGGCAACTCTCTGCCACTCGGCCGTTTCGATGTAAAAGGCGAAGAAGTGCAGAGTGGTATCAAAGGCTTCCTGTACGGTGAACGTGGCGTATGGCGCCCGGGTGATACCCTGTTCCTCACCTTCATCCTGGAAGATAAACAACAGAAACTGCCCCCTAATCACCCGGTAACACTGGAACTGTACAATCCTAAAGGACAATTGTACAGACAGCTTAACGGGCTGCAGTCAGTGAATGGTTTTTATCGCTTCACCACTGCCACCTCTCCGGATGATCTGACAGGTAACTGGACAGCCAAAGTAAAAGTAGGCGGTGCGGTATTTACCAAAAACCTGCGTATAGAGACCGTTAAGCCTAACAGGCTGAAAATAGACCTCAACTTCGGCAGGAACACTACGCTCTCCAAGACGTCTCCAACTGAAGGTACACTGAACGCCCGCTGGCTATTTGGCGCTACTGCCCAAAACCTGAAGGCGAAGGTGGATGTGTCGCTCACACAGCAGACTACCAGCTTTAAGAACTTCAAGGACTATCATTTCGATGACCCTATCACGCACTTCGAAGCTGAGAGCAAAACCATCTTTGAAAGCAGCCTGGGCGAGAATGGTACAGCGCCTGTAAAAGTAGATCTGCCATTGGGCAGTCTGGCTCCCGGTCAGCTGAAAGCCAGCTTCGAGATAAAAGTATTTGAGCCCGGTGGCGATTTTAGTATCGACCACTTCTCCATGCCTTATAATCCGTTTGCTTCCTATACCGGTGTCAAAATGCCGGAAGGCGATCGTATGACAGGTATGCTGCTCACAGATAAGGCGCATCCTGTCAGCATTGTGAATGTAGATGAAAACGGTAACCTGCTGAGCGGCAACCAGGAAGTACAGGTAGAACTGTACAAGATCCGCTGGCGCTGGTGGTGGGATGAGGACAGTGAAGACGAATTCAGCAACTTCACACAGAGCAGCTACAACCAGCTCCTGAAGAAAGAAACAATGACACTGCACGGTGGTAAAGGTACCTGGAACCTCCAGATAGCCTATCCAGACTGGGGACGTTACCTGGTGCGTGTAAAAGACCTGAAAAGCGGTCATACAAGTGGTCAGGCAGTATATATCGACTGGCCGGGATGGGCAGAAAGGGTGCAGAAAGAAAACCCAACCGAGGCATCTATGCTGGTATTTACTTCCGATAAAACCCAGTACAATGTAGGTGATGATATCACCCTCACTATCCCAAGCTCAGAAGGTGGCCGCGGATTGGTGAGCATAGAATCAGGCAGCAAGGTGTTGAAAACCTTCTGGATCGAAACACAGAAAGGTCAGACCGTTTACAAGTTCAAGGCAGAGAAGGAGATGGCGCCAAACATTTATGTGAACGTCAGCCTGCTGCAGAAACATGCCAATACCCTGAACGACCTGCCAATCCGTATGTATGGCGTGATCCCGCTCACCATCAATGATGCGAATACCGTATTACAACCGGTGATCACCATGCCTGACAAACTGGAACCGGAACAGAATGCCAGCATCACTATATCTGAAGCCAAAGGAAAAGAAATGACCTACACCATTGCCCTGGTGGATGAAGGCCTGCTGGACCTGACCCGTTTCAAAACACCTGACCCACACAGCGCTTTCTATGCACGTGAGGCCCTTGGTGTGAAGACATGGGACCTGTTTGATTATGTGATCGGCGCCTGGGGTGGCGATATAGAACGCATCCTGAGCATTGGCGGTGACGAAGGACTGAATAAAAATGCAGGCAATGCAAAAGCCAACCGCTTTAAGCCTGTTGTATTATACATGGGGCCATTCACGCTGAAAGGCGGCAAGCAGACCCATAACTTTAAACTGCCTCCGTATGTTGGTTCTGTGAAAGCAATGGTAGTTGCAGGTCAGGACGGCGCTTACGGTTCTGCTGAAAAAGTAGTGGCGGTGAAGAAACCGCTCATGTTGCTGACCACACTGCCACGTGTACTGGGACCATCAGAGACTATCCAGCTACCGGTAACTGTATTCGGACTGGAAAACAATATCCGTTCTGCAAAAGTTACACTGGCTACCAGTCCGCTACTGGAAGTAGTGGGCGAGCGTACCAAGACCGTTACTTTCCCACAGCCCGGTGAGCAGATCGTTTACTTTGATGTGCGTGTAAGACCACAGGTAGGCATCGCCAAAGTGAAAGTGACCGCTACCAGCGGCGCGGCTAAAGCAGAAGAAGAAACCCAGCTGGAAATACGTAATCCAAACCCGGTGATCACCACCGTCCAGGAAGCCACCCTTCAGGCCGGCCAGAGCTGGAGCACTACCTATAAGCCTGCGGGCATGGCGGGCACTAACACCGGCGTACTGGAAGTATCCACTATTCCTGCTTTGAACCTGGCGAAAAGATTGAACTACCTGATCCAGTATCCGCATGGATGTGTGGAACAAACCACTTCCAGTGTATTCCCTCAACTGGCGTTGAACCAGCTGATGGACCTGAAACAAAGTGAACTGGCGAATGTAGACCGTAATATCAAAGCCGGTATCAACCGCCTGAAAGGCTTCCAGGCTTCCGACGGCGGTATGAGCTACTGGCCTGGCGAGGGACAGTCGGACGAGTGGGGTACCAACTATGCCGGTCACTTCCTGCTGGAAGCCCAGGCCAAAGGTTATGAGCTGCCTGCCAGTATGCTGGACCAGTGGAAAAAATACCAGCGCAATAAAGCCGGTGCATGGGCTCCGTCCACTACCAATTTCTATGGCGGCGACCTGACACAGGCATATCGTCTGTACCTGCTGGCACTGGCAAAAGTGCCGGAATTAGGCGCCATGAACCGTCTGAAGGAATTCAAGTACCTGTCTAACGAAGCGAAATGGAGACTGGCAGCAGCCTATAAACTGGCTGGTCAGCCGGAACTGGCCAACAGCCTGGTGAGAACATTGCCTACAGATGTGAAGCCATACAATCAACTGGGCGGTACCTTCGGTTCCGACCTGCGTGATAAGGCGATGATACTGGAAACACTCACCATCCTGGGACAGCGTACACGTGCAAATGAGCTCTTAAAACAGATAGCGGCCAGTCTCGCACAGGATAGCTGGTATAGTACACAGACCACCGCTTATGCATTGATTGCCGTCGCCAAATATTGTGGTGTGAACAGCAGCGGCAATAAGATGAGCTTCAGCTATACAGTGAATGGCGCCAGCAACACTGTAAATGGCAGCTCTTATGTTGCACAGGTGCCTGTTACCTTCGCCAGCATGGCAGATGGTAGCGTAAGCATCCAGAACAAGGGACAAAATGTGCTGTATACCCGCCTTATTCTCCAGGGCCGTCCGGATGCCGGTCAGGAGCCTAATGTGCCTAACAATCCTGATGTGCTGGATATCCAGGTAAAATACAGCACCCGCGACGGTAAAGCCCTTGATCCGGCTTCCCTGCGTCAGGGAGCAGACTTCCTGGCAACTGTTACCATCCGCAACCCGGGTAAACGTGGTTATTATGAACAAATGGCGCTGACGGAGGTATTCCCGAGTGGATGGGAGATCATCAACACCCGTCTGATGGACAATGACAGCAGCTTCCGTTCATCGCCATATACCTACAAGGATATCCGCGATGACAGGGTATACACTTACTTCAATATCGAGGAAAATAAAACACGCACCTACAACGTCCTGCTGAACGCGGCCTACCTTGGCCGTTATTATCTGCCGGCCGTATCCTGTGAGGCAATGTATGACAACACCATACATGCGTTCCTGCCGGGTAAGTGGGTAGAAGTGACAAAATAAGGTTCTTCTTAACTGGCTGCCGTTTAGTGAAGCAAGAGGGAATACTCCTGATTGCTTTGCTAAACGGCAGTCTTTTTTAGGCATTACCACCGTACAACAAACATTGCCCTCCTGTATTTTATTCCCGATTCTTATTCCTAATTTTACTTCATGTGGTTCCGAAAACGAAAATGGTGGCTTCTTGCTGCAGCCCTGCTCCTTATCCTTTACATCTTCTCTATACCTTCCCGTCTCTTCACTACGCCTACCTCTTTCGTGATTGAAGACAGTAACGGAGAACTGCTAAGCGCTACCATTGCTACTGACGGACAATGGCGTTTTCCGGCAGACAAACAGGTACCCGACAAATTTGCCAAATGCATTGTTGCCTATGAAGACAAACGTTTCTATCACCACTGGGGGGTAGATATACTGGCGCTGGGCCGGGCTATCAGGCAAAACATCAGCAGGAAAAAAGTTGTCAGCGGTGGCAGTACGCTTACCATGCAGGTGATCAGGTTATCGCGCAACCGGCAGCGGACCCTTATGCAAAAGTTGATAGAAGCGGTGATGGCCACCCGGCTGGAGTTCTCTTATTCCAAGAAGAGCATTTTATCATTATACGCAGGCAATGCGCCTTTCGGAGGGAACGTGGTTGGGCTGGAAGCCGCTTCCTGGCGGTATTACGGCCGTAGCGCCACACAGCTGTCCTGGGGAGAAACAGCCGCACTGGCGGTATTGCCGAATAGTCCGGCACTCGTACACCCGGGTCGTAACCGGCAGATATTACTACAAAAACGCAATCAGCTGCTGGATAAGCTGCAGCAGAACAATACCATTGACAGCGTAACCTGCCAGCTGGCCAAGCTGGAGCCGCTGCCCGATCAGCCGAAAGCATTACCACAGGATGCCCCGCATTTATTGGACAAGTTCAGGAAAGACTACCTGGCTCAAAAAGACAATAAAGCCGTTACACGCGTCAGGACAACGCTGGAAGCATCATTGCAAAGGAATGTCAGCAGTATCGTAGAGCGCTATCATAATGTTTACAAAGCGAACGGTATCAACAATGCAGCTGCTATTGTACTGGATGTGGAAACCGGTAATACGCTGGCTTATGTAGGCAATGTATTTCATCCGGAAGATCCTGAAACGGAAAGCCATGTAGATATTATACAGGCGCCCCGCAGCCCGGGCAGTACCTTGAAACCATTCTTATATGCAGCCATGCTGAATGATGGATTGATTTTACCGCATTCCCTGGTGGCAGACATTCCTACACAGATAGCAGGATACACACCACAGAACTTTGACCTGGGATATGATGGAGCGGTGCCTGCCAGTAAAGCGCTTGCACGTTCGCTCAATATTCCTGCGGTCAGGATGTTACAGCAATACCGCTATGAAAGGCTGCATGCATTGCTGAAACAAATGGGAATGACAACATTGACCCAACCAGCAGACCACTACGGCCTTTCGCTGATCCTCGGTGGCGGAGAGGCTACCCTGTGGGAGCTGTCGGGCATGTACGCCAGCATGGCGCGCACCCTGCTGCACCTGGATCAGTACAAGGGGAAATATGACGCAGATGATATCCATCCGCCAAATTATATACAGGGAGCTAAACTGGTATCAAAACATTCACCATCCACCAGTGGCGTACTGGATGCGGGCGCCATCTGGTATACTTTTCAGGCGATGGAAGAGGTAATGCGCCCTGGTGAGGAATTGCTCTGGCAGCAGTTCTCATCTTCACAACGTATTGCATGGAAAACAGGCACCAGCTTCGGTTTCAGGGACGGTTGGGCCATTGGTGTTACGCCACAGTATGTAGTAGGCATATGGGTAGGCAATGCAGATGGTGAGGGCAGACCAGGGCTGATAGGTGTATCTACAGCGGCGCCGGTACTCTTTGACGTGTTTCGTTTACTACAGACCGGCAGCTGGTTTAACGCGCCTTATAGCAAACTGCAGAAGATAGAAGTTTGCCGGCAGAGCGGTTACAGGACCAGCGATCTTTGTCCGGAAAAAGATTCCATTGCAGTACCAGTCAGCGGACTACGCTCAGGCGTATGTCCCTATCATCAACTGGTGCATCTGGATCATACCGGAACGTGGCGTGTTACAGCAGATTGTGAACCACCCTCGCAAATGCAGCATGTGCCATGGTTTGTACTACCCCCGGCAATGGAATTCTACTATCGTTCGAAACACAATTATCTGCCACTGCCTCCATACAAAGCAGCTTGCCTGGCCACGCTCAGTACCGGCAAAGCGCCTATGGAGCTGATCTATCCAAGGCCTAATGCGCGTATCTATGTACCTGTTGAAATAGATGGTACGCCCGGAGAGGCCGTATTCACAGCAACGCACCGCAATACGACGGAGAAGATCTTCTGGCACCTGGATAACAATTATATAGGTACCACACAGGAAATCCATCAGTTAGCACTGCATCCTTCTGCGGGTAAACATACCATCACACTGGTTGATGAGCAGGGAGAGCAGATACATATATCGTTTGAGATATTGGCCAGGAAGAACGAAGATCAGTAACCGTACTTCTCCTTCCATAAGCTGCGCAGGTGTTTTCTCATTTCATCCTCACGCGCATTCCTGCCCGGATCATAGAGCTTCATGCCTTTGATACTGTCCGGCAGGTATTCCTGCGGGGAGAAGTTGTTATCGTAGTCATGAGAGTATTCATATCCCTTATGATACCCCATGTCCTTCATCATCTTCGTTGGCGCATTGCGTATATGCATAGGCACCGGCAGATCGCCGGTTTGCGACACCACAGATATGGCATTATTGATAGCCATATATGCAGCATTGCTCTTCGGGGAAGAGGCCAGGTAAGTAGTGCATTGGGAGAGGATGATCCGTGCTTCCGGATAGCCGATCATCGTTACCGCCTGAAAGCAGCTCGTAGCCAGGAGTAATGCGTTGGGATTGGCATTACCTATATCCTCAGACGCCAGTATCACAAGGCGGCGCGCAATGAACTTCACGTCCTCACCACCTTCTATCATCCTCGCCAGGTAGTAGACAGCTGCATTTGGATCGCTTCCACGAACAGATTTGATAAATGCAGAGATGATATCATAATGTTGTTCCCCTGTCTTGTCGTAGATCGTTACACGCTGCTGTGCTATATCCATCACCTTCTGATCGGTAATGACAATGGGCATTTCATTTTGCAGGGTATTTACCACCAGTTCAAACAGGTTAAGCAACTTACGGGCATCGCCACCGGAGATATTAAACAGGGCAGTGGTCTCCTTTAGTTCTATCTGTTTGCTGCCCAGCCATTCATCCTGTTTCATGGCCTGGTGCAACAGCTGTAATAACTCGGTTTCACTAAGTGGTTTGAGTACATATACCTGGCTGCGGGACAACAAAGCGGAATTGACTTCGAAGGAAGGATTCTCGGTAGTGGCGCCTATCAGCGTAATGATACCTTTTTCAACAGCGCCCAGCAGGGCATCCTGTTGGGACTTATTAAAGCGGTGTATCTCATCAATGAACAATACGGCATACCCCTGTTTACGGGCTATCTCGATCACTTCGCGTACTTCTTTTACACCGGCAGAAATAGCACTGAGTGTATAAAAGGGCACATCCAGTGTATGTGCAATAATGTTGGCAATAGTGGTCTTACCTACGCCCGGAGGCCCCCACAGGATCATTGACGGGATCTTTCCCTGCCGCAGGGCAGTACGTAAGATGCTGTCCTTGCCGGTCAGGTGTTCCTGTCCCACCAGCTCGTCCAGTGTCTCCGGTCTTATTCGCTCGGCTAATGGTTCCATTATACAGTGATATTAAGTGTTTTGGATGCCAGGGTTATCAGGCATCCAGGTCAAGATCAATATGTTTATCGTCTTCCTGTTTTTTCTTCCATTGCTGCAGGAAGGACAAGGATAACAAAGCATTCACTATGATAGAGCTGCCATAAAGGAAAAGGAAGATCTGCATGGCAGTTATTATTTTCCCCATCAAACCTTTCATGGAATCCAGCTGTCGTAGCTGTTCATCGGTCATCTGGTTGGCCACTTCTTTCAGATACAGGTCTTTGTAAGCAAAAATGGCAATAGCGCCTATCAGCATAAAAGCACCCACCAGTATTGAGTAACCACCCATAATGCGGATACCGCCAGGCGTATTCTCTTTCAGCGTAAAACCGGGTTCCTGCAGGCTCCTTTGCAGGTAAGCCGACAAGATGGCGTGGATAAAGACCCCACCGAACATAACAATGGAGACCAGGCCCTGGCCAAATGCCCCCATTAGCATGGACGTGAGATTCAGCAGCAGAAAGAATCCCGTGATGAACAAGTTAATCCCTGTCAACGCCTTAAACAATTTAAATCTAAAAGTCATGTATTCCATTTTTACAGATTACAAACCTACTAAACAACCAGCAAACCACCCAGTATACTACTGCCCTTCCCGCCGTCTATAAAAAAGCGACACTTCTGCATGCAATGTTTTAGTTATATTGAGCTACTAAACCTGTTTACATATGAAGAGCACATACGCTTTACATCTTCCATTGCTGGCAGCTGTATCCCTTATGGCCGCCTGTAACAACAACACCACAAAACAAACACAGGCAGGACCAGACACAACCAAAGTCCCCGCGTTCGAAGTAAGTTCAATTGATTCAACCGCAAAGCCTTGCGATGATTTTGACCAGTTTGTAAATGGCAACTGGAAGAAGAACAATCCTATACCTTCAACAGAAAGCCGCTGGGGTGCTTTCAATGTACTTGATAAGGAAAATAAAGAAGTACGGTTAAAAGGTATCATTCTTGCCCTGGCAGAGCAAAAAGACCTGAAGAAAGGGACAGAAGAGCAGCAGATCTCTGATTTTTACCGCTCATTCCTGGATACTGCCACTATCGAAAAACTGGGTATAAGTCCGCTGCAGCCTTACCTTGATAAGATCAACGGCATCCAGAACCTTTCCGACTTTGCAAAAGTATCCGGCGAACTGGAAATGCTCGGTATTCCCGGCGTTGTAAACTTTGGCATTGATGCGGATGGTCGTAACAGTAAGATGAATGCCGTGTACCAGGTACAGGATGGCCTGAGTCTTGGTGAAAGAAGCTATTATGAAAGGCCTGACTCCAGCACAGCAGAAGTGCGTAAAGAGTTTGTGAACCACATTAACAAGCAATTCTCACAGGCAGGTTTCAAAGATGCCGATCCGGGCAAGACTATCCTTGACTTTGAAACCAAAGTAGCCAAGCTGCAGCTCACCAATGTAGAATTGCGTGATCCTGTTGCTACCTACAACAAAGCACATTACAGCGAATTAAAGAAACTGGCCCCTGAATTTGACTGGGATGTGTTTACAGGTGCACAGGGTATCAAAACCGATACGTTGATCCTTCAGAACAAACCGTATCTGAAAAATGTATCTGCACTCTTAAAGAGCACTTCCCCGGAAACACTCAAGACCTGGCTGCGCTGGCAGGTATTATCGCATTTTGCCAGCTATCTGCCTAAACCGATAGATGACGAGAATTTCCACTTCTTTGCGACTGTAATGCGCGGCGCCAAACAACAGCGTCCCCGCCTGGAACGCGCTATCCGTGCTACTGATGGTATCATGGGTATGCCGCTGGGAAAAGTATTTGCCAAGAAATATTTCCCTGAAAGCTCCAAACAGAAGGTATCTGAAATGATCGAGAACGTACGTGCCGTATATGGACAGCGTATCGACAGCCTGACCTGGATGAGCGCTGCCACCAAAGAGATGGCCCACAAGAAACTGGCATCCTTCACATACAAGATCGGTTATCCTGACAAATGGAAGGATTATTCCACTATCGATATCAAACCAGGTACCCTGATCGAGAACCTCGTTTCGGCCGCCCATTATGGTCATAAAGAAGCGCTCGATAAGATCGGTAAACCCGTAGATAAAAGCGAATGGGGCATGACGCCTCAGACGGTAAATGCATATTACAACCCGCTGAACAACGAAGTGGTATTCCCTGCCGGTATTCTCCAGCCTCCTTTCTTCAATGCTGATGCAGACGATGCCATTAACTATGGGGGCATCATCGCGGTGATCGGTCACGAGTTCACCCATGGTTTTGATGACCAGGGGTCTCAGTACGATGCTGACGGTAACCTGAAGAACTGGTGGACAGATGCCGACCGTAAAAACTTCATGGCGCTGGCCAAACGTTATATCGACTATTTCAGCAGCATTGAGGTACAGAAAGGTTTCTATATCAACGGCGCACTGACCATCGGTGAAAATATTGCTGACCTGGGTGGTCTGACCCTCGCCTACAGTGCACTGGAGAAATCCCTGAAAGGCAAACCTGAGCCGGCCCTGATTGACGGCTTTAACTGGAAACAGCGTTTCTTCCTGGGATGGGCGCAGGTATGGCATGCCAACACTACAGAAGCTGCTCTGCGTAACCAGATACAGACAGATCCGCATTCTCCGGCCAGGGACCGCATCAACGGCCCTCTGCCTCACCTGAAAGCTTTTGCTGATGCCTGGGGTTGCACCGGCGGCAGCAAAATGTGCCTGCCTGACGACAAACGTGTCGTGATCTGGTAATCTATTTTACTTAAAATAACAACGGGGGGCCCGGGTAGATCCGGGTCCCCCGTTGTTATTTTAAGTAACGCCACTGCATTTACCGCAAACCGGTCATCAATCTCCGGGATTTGTACAATATTTTCTGTCCTTTATGTGTTATTTTTGTGTATTACTCACCGGATTTAAACAGTAACAATGACCGGCATTTTGAAACAATATCGCACAGAAATCCGCAATATATTGATCATTGCCCTGGTGGCGATGCTTCTGCCATATTTACCCAAACTGGGGGCTTTTCTGCTGACCACTACTACAGGAGCTATCATTGCCCTGAGCCTGATGGGAAGTTTAGTACTGGCTTTCACATTGAAAATATACTTTCGCATATTGGTAATGCGTATTAATAAAGACAATGAGACCATTGCCTGATCTTTTTAAAACGCAACCTATTATGACGATGAGACAACTACAGCACATCTCCTATACACTTCTGCTGGCGGCATTAATGACTGCCTGTGGCAATTCCGGCACAAAGCCTGCACACGACAGTGGTGCCAGCACTCCCCAACCTGCGGAGCATGCGCCAGCGCAGGATGCGGTTATTGCGGGCAAACTACCGGACCCGGTATGTGGTATGCCTTATGATACGATGTATAAAGAATGGAGTGTATATCAGAATGACACCATTCACTTTTGTTCCCCCACCTGCAAGCGTGTATTTGATAAGAATCCGGAGAAGTATGCAGGTAAACTGGGACTGTAATCGACCGTCAGCCCTTTTTTATCTCTTACCCAATGTAACTTAGTTCAGTTTTTTGCGTTCTAATTACAAACTCCTATGCATGAGATCACTAATAACCAGCTTGCTGCTACTCATGTTATTCTGCAGCTGCGAGAAAAATGACGTGGAGCCCACGCCTGCGATAGATGTCACCGGTTCCTGGCAACTATCCCAACAGTTATCATTGCCGGATACT from Chitinophaga filiformis carries:
- a CDS encoding alpha-2-macroglobulin family protein, coding for MGPKKRLAVVSAFAVCLLITCITACKNTKTVMNPALAKYIEAYTAGVISRQSTIRVQLTSNVNVTHTQNEPVEEELFDFSPNVKGKAYWVDATTVEFRPDANLEPGKTYKATFKLGKVMKVEKDLKEFDFEFRVIKPSYAIEEYGLKAAGSNILNKMTFSGAISTADTEDPQQIEKVVNATYDGKKMAITWQHNAADKVSTFTIENLVRGEKGTGPRKLELNWDGKPLKVDLSGKKTIEVPAISDFKVLDVRAVAETEQYVLVQFSDPVSVAQSLDGLIGISGESDLRFSIEGSEVKVFAAKRLEGNYTVVVNEGILNVADSKLEQSFSANIIFENTQPSVTIPGKGVILPESNKLVMPFEAVNLSAVDVTIIKIYENNIPQYLQQNGLDGSAELRRVGRPVVEKTIRLDTDKSLNLHKRNRFFLDMEKLLRTEPGAIYRVTIGFRKSYSLLGCSSTESENNANTSEGESDEEYYGGYYGNEKVDEDDDFWRRYDNYYPYGYSWDERDNPCTNSYYNKDKWASRNVFSSNIGLTAKRGNDNSMLIAVTDIRDTKPMIGVELELLDYQNQVIFKTKSDGEGLATFDLKRKPYLLVAKKDDERGYLKLDDGNSLPLGRFDVKGEEVQSGIKGFLYGERGVWRPGDTLFLTFILEDKQQKLPPNHPVTLELYNPKGQLYRQLNGLQSVNGFYRFTTATSPDDLTGNWTAKVKVGGAVFTKNLRIETVKPNRLKIDLNFGRNTTLSKTSPTEGTLNARWLFGATAQNLKAKVDVSLTQQTTSFKNFKDYHFDDPITHFEAESKTIFESSLGENGTAPVKVDLPLGSLAPGQLKASFEIKVFEPGGDFSIDHFSMPYNPFASYTGVKMPEGDRMTGMLLTDKAHPVSIVNVDENGNLLSGNQEVQVELYKIRWRWWWDEDSEDEFSNFTQSSYNQLLKKETMTLHGGKGTWNLQIAYPDWGRYLVRVKDLKSGHTSGQAVYIDWPGWAERVQKENPTEASMLVFTSDKTQYNVGDDITLTIPSSEGGRGLVSIESGSKVLKTFWIETQKGQTVYKFKAEKEMAPNIYVNVSLLQKHANTLNDLPIRMYGVIPLTINDANTVLQPVITMPDKLEPEQNASITISEAKGKEMTYTIALVDEGLLDLTRFKTPDPHSAFYAREALGVKTWDLFDYVIGAWGGDIERILSIGGDEGLNKNAGNAKANRFKPVVLYMGPFTLKGGKQTHNFKLPPYVGSVKAMVVAGQDGAYGSAEKVVAVKKPLMLLTTLPRVLGPSETIQLPVTVFGLENNIRSAKVTLATSPLLEVVGERTKTVTFPQPGEQIVYFDVRVRPQVGIAKVKVTATSGAAKAEEETQLEIRNPNPVITTVQEATLQAGQSWSTTYKPAGMAGTNTGVLEVSTIPALNLAKRLNYLIQYPHGCVEQTTSSVFPQLALNQLMDLKQSELANVDRNIKAGINRLKGFQASDGGMSYWPGEGQSDEWGTNYAGHFLLEAQAKGYELPASMLDQWKKYQRNKAGAWAPSTTNFYGGDLTQAYRLYLLALAKVPELGAMNRLKEFKYLSNEAKWRLAAAYKLAGQPELANSLVRTLPTDVKPYNQLGGTFGSDLRDKAMILETLTILGQRTRANELLKQIAASLAQDSWYSTQTTAYALIAVAKYCGVNSSGNKMSFSYTVNGASNTVNGSSYVAQVPVTFASMADGSVSIQNKGQNVLYTRLILQGRPDAGQEPNVPNNPDVLDIQVKYSTRDGKALDPASLRQGADFLATVTIRNPGKRGYYEQMALTEVFPSGWEIINTRLMDNDSSFRSSPYTYKDIRDDRVYTYFNIEENKTRTYNVLLNAAYLGRYYLPAVSCEAMYDNTIHAFLPGKWVEVTK
- the pbpC gene encoding penicillin-binding protein 1C, whose product is MWFRKRKWWLLAAALLLILYIFSIPSRLFTTPTSFVIEDSNGELLSATIATDGQWRFPADKQVPDKFAKCIVAYEDKRFYHHWGVDILALGRAIRQNISRKKVVSGGSTLTMQVIRLSRNRQRTLMQKLIEAVMATRLEFSYSKKSILSLYAGNAPFGGNVVGLEAASWRYYGRSATQLSWGETAALAVLPNSPALVHPGRNRQILLQKRNQLLDKLQQNNTIDSVTCQLAKLEPLPDQPKALPQDAPHLLDKFRKDYLAQKDNKAVTRVRTTLEASLQRNVSSIVERYHNVYKANGINNAAAIVLDVETGNTLAYVGNVFHPEDPETESHVDIIQAPRSPGSTLKPFLYAAMLNDGLILPHSLVADIPTQIAGYTPQNFDLGYDGAVPASKALARSLNIPAVRMLQQYRYERLHALLKQMGMTTLTQPADHYGLSLILGGGEATLWELSGMYASMARTLLHLDQYKGKYDADDIHPPNYIQGAKLVSKHSPSTSGVLDAGAIWYTFQAMEEVMRPGEELLWQQFSSSQRIAWKTGTSFGFRDGWAIGVTPQYVVGIWVGNADGEGRPGLIGVSTAAPVLFDVFRLLQTGSWFNAPYSKLQKIEVCRQSGYRTSDLCPEKDSIAVPVSGLRSGVCPYHQLVHLDHTGTWRVTADCEPPSQMQHVPWFVLPPAMEFYYRSKHNYLPLPPYKAACLATLSTGKAPMELIYPRPNARIYVPVEIDGTPGEAVFTATHRNTTEKIFWHLDNNYIGTTQEIHQLALHPSAGKHTITLVDEQGEQIHISFEILARKNEDQ